A single region of the Geobacillus subterraneus genome encodes:
- a CDS encoding DUF4652 domain-containing protein, which translates to MYKLKYDEIENKLIQIDPHGKETVIASEFPSKPVFSPNNQMAIYINPLEWECLGSLYLYNLQNGYIEEIISPDEDQNIPKYAIWIDNNNIAVIIGYGFGTVHVGGNVFIYHIPSAKLKKITSYPPEIQITKLTIKGEIMSLNGIKYIDEALNEFREYYDEIPLSQLF; encoded by the coding sequence GTGTATAAGTTAAAATACGATGAGATCGAAAATAAATTAATTCAAATTGATCCCCATGGTAAAGAAACGGTAATTGCTAGTGAATTTCCCTCTAAGCCAGTATTTTCTCCTAATAATCAAATGGCTATCTATATAAATCCTTTAGAATGGGAATGCCTTGGTAGTTTATATTTATACAATTTGCAAAATGGATACATTGAAGAAATTATCTCACCAGACGAAGACCAAAATATACCCAAATATGCGATATGGATAGATAATAATAACATCGCTGTAATTATTGGTTATGGTTTTGGTACTGTCCATGTAGGCGGAAATGTTTTTATTTATCATATTCCAAGTGCGAAACTAAAAAAAATTACTTCATACCCTCCTGAAATTCAAATCACAAAATTAACAATTAAAGGTGAGATAATGAGCCTAAATGGTATTAAGTATATTGATGAAGCTCTAAATGAGTTCAGGGAATATTATGATGAAATACCACTTAGCCAGCTGTTTTAG